The following proteins are co-located in the Macadamia integrifolia cultivar HAES 741 chromosome 3, SCU_Mint_v3, whole genome shotgun sequence genome:
- the LOC122074640 gene encoding SKP1-interacting partner 15, with protein sequence METSPILCLPQDTLHQIFSYLPLHQILICRSVCKFFNQTLSSSPFLHLLSLRPPLRLIALRPSSHHNHHHHNRHVYSRPLLPVFDPDHNHWVRFPLDFLPFRSPVAVASSLGLVYLWADSPDSCKSLVLCNPLTRQFRVLPPLGSAWSRHGTVLVGTAGRVLVLTELAALYFSGSGSWLKFSSNLASKPRSPILVSDSVFALCDVGTPWRSQWKLFSCTLAELVKSQGWNRLERHEWGDVFDILKRPRLVRASGNRILMVGGLKSSFSLNASCSTILILRLDLDTLDWDEAGRMPADMFRCFQESSKFKVFGGGDRVCFSARRVGKLAMWDCSSEGGKGEWKWIDGVPGYGDGLLRGFVFEARLAAMS encoded by the coding sequence atggaaaCATCGCCGATTCTTTGCCTCCCGCAGGACACACTCCATCAGATCTTCTCCTATCTTCCCCTCCATCAGATCTTAATCTGCCGTTCCGTCTGTAAATTCTTCAACCAGACGCTGTCGTCGTCACCCTTCCTACATCTTCTCTCCCTTCGACCACCTCTCCGTCTCATCGCCCTCCGCCCTTCTTCCCATCAtaatcaccaccaccacaaccgcCACGTGTATTCCCGACCCCTACTTCCGGTCTTCGACCCCGACCACAACCACTGGGTCAGATTTCCCCTTGACTTCCTCCCCTTCAGGTCTCCCGTCGCCGTCGCTTCTTCTCTCGGACTTGTCTACCTCTGGGCTGACTCTCCCGATTCATGCAAATCCCTCGTCCTTTGCAATCCATTAACACGCCAGTTCCGAGTCTTACCCCCGCTCGGCTCGGCCTGGTCTCGCCACGGCACCGTCCTGGTCGGAACAGCAGGCCGTGTCCTGGTCCTGACCGAACTCGCTGCTCTCTACTTCTCCGGCTCGGGATCATGGctcaaattctcttccaattTGGCTTCCAAGCCTCGGAGCCCGATTCTGGTCTCCGATTCGGTTTTCGCCCTCTGTGACGTTGGCACTCCTTGGCGAAGCCAGTGGAAGCTGTTCTCGTGCACGCTTGCTGAGCTTGTGAAGTCGCAAGGTTGGAATCGATTGGAGAGACACGAATGGGGCGACGTATTTGATATATTGAAGCGCCCCCGGCTTGTTCGGGCCTCGGGGAATCGAATTCTGATGGTGGGTGGGCTGAAGTCGTCGTTCTCGTTGAATGCTTCGTGTTCGacgattttgattttgaggttGGATTTGGATACGTTGGATTGGGATGAGGCAGGTCGAATGCCGGCTGATATGTTCCGGTGCTTTCAAGAGTCCAGTAAGTTTAAGGTGTTTGGAGGTGGGGATCGTGTGTGCTTCTCTGCGAGAAGAGTGGGGAAATTGGCAATGTGGGATTGTTCTTCGGAAGGTGGGAAGGGGGAATGGAAATGGATTGATGGGGTCCCGGGGTATGGGGATGGCCTACTTAGGGGGTTTGTGTTTGAAGCTCGTCTCGCAGCCATGTCGTGA
- the LOC122074413 gene encoding putative disease resistance protein RGA3, with protein sequence MTPESLLVSGTQPILQNLISIATQEIGLAWGVKGELKKLKTTLTTIEALLEDAENQQVEKKTVKNWLRRLKIVAYDAEDVIEEFKYEAFRRKMEIQTRMKGKVRNFFSRSNPFAFRLKMAHKLKDINGVLDEIRKDAIGFNLRVVEPAANSTTMMNREDRQTFSLIDDSEVFGRIDDKSKLVDMLVNSSNDQIISVIPIVGMGGIGKTTFAQLVFNDPLIVKSFDLRTWVCVSEEFEVKRLLKEIMESTKVKCDASSLDVIARDLQKELMGKRFLLVLDDVWSEDRFIQKWDMLMVSLRSGSVGSKVIVTTRSTEIARIVASNYTHHLGILSEEEGWSLFSRKAFSHGGPIETPNLIEIGRRIVNKCGGVPLAVKVFGSLMHSKTEEQAWLAMEQGEVWNLLQDKGGGIMPILKLSYDHLPSYLKRCFAYCSIFPKDYVFDKNTLIQLWMAEGLLKQPKESKQMEDVGNDYFNILWGNSFLQDYVEMGEYKDIVQTWKMHDLVHDLAQFVGKLEYSTMEGNNVEEISDEVRGLLLFSDHGERFEFSKEASKNAQKLRTIIFTSRPFSPSLATNDMLMNFQSLRVLGLRNCWIPDSSSSIRKLKHLRYLDLSDNPIRVLPESFTSLYNLQTLKLKNCIHLEQLPKEMRKMVSLRHLEFPSNINDIQMPSDMGRLTNLQTLTAFFVGKDASRGIKQLKCLNLRGELTIEALGNVESGIEEAKEANLRGKKDIHSLHLKWSSLEMGCQSDEGKMYDVLEGLEPHPNLKKFSMIFFEGVRCPKWMASGLSVYKNLVSFQLYRCDRLEYVPTLGELPFLRYLRLETMGNVKCLGREFYHSSKTSTDATTSSGMVAFPSLKCLRLTSMQNLVEWLEVFPSFPYLEKLSMEDCYMLKIMPSRFSSLKSLTICFTNKMALSSLSSNVISLNCLHITDCNDLKSLPEGLLRNNAHVLQELKVSDCYELETISKRRTRGIPPSPSLSFSSILGNKEMSSCKAFTERTWNDFSSKVDIDKL encoded by the coding sequence ATGACCCCTGAATCTCTTCTTGTCTCTGGAACACAGCCAATTTTACAGAATTTGATCTCCATTGCTACCCAAGAAATCGGTCTAGCATGGGGTGTCAAGGGAGAGTTGAAAAAGCTCAAGACTACTCTGACCACCATCGAAGCTCTGCTGGAGGATGCTGAGAATCAGCAAGTGGAGAAAAAAACAGTGAAAAACTGGCTCAGGAGGCTCAAAATAGTTGCTTATGATGCAGAAGATGTGATAGAGGAGTTCAAATATGAAGCTTTCCGACGTAAAATGGAAATCCAAACACGAATGAAGGGAAAGGTACGCAACTTCTTTTCACGCTCCAACCCATTTGCTTTTCGGCTAAAAATGGCCCATAAGCTTAAGGACATCAATGGAGTTTTGGATGAAATCAGAAAGGATGCAATTGGCTTCAACCTCAGAGTAGTAGAGCCAGCTGCTAATTCTACAACCATGATGAACAGAGAGGACCGGCAAACCTTCTCTCTGATAGACGATTCAGAAGTATTTGGGAGGATAGATGACAAATCAAAACTAGTAGATATGCTTGTCAACAGTAGTAATGATCAAATCATTTCAGTCATCCCCATCGTCGGAATGGGGGGAATTGGGAAGACCACTTTTGCTCAATTGGTCTTCAATGATCCGTTGATTGTGAAGAGTTTTGATTTAAGAACGTGGGTATGTGTGTCCGAAGAATTTGAAGTCAAGAGACTTCTAAAAGAAATCATGGAATCAACTAAAGTTAAATGTGATGCATCAAGCTTGGATGTAATAGCACGTGATCTCCAAAAGGAGTTGATGGGTAAACGGTTTTTGCTTGTACTGGATGATGTCTGGAGTGAAGATCGTTTTATTCAAAAATGGGATATGTTGATGGTTTCCTTAAGATCCGGCAGTGTAGGTAGCAAAGTTATTGTGACTACACGCAGCACTGAAATTGCAAGAATTGTGGCCTCAAATTACACACATCATCTGGGTATATtatcagaagaagaaggttggtcTTTGTTTAGTCGGAAAGCATTTAGCCATGGAGGGCCAATAGAAACCCCAAACCTAATAGAAATCGGAAGGAGAATCGTAAATAAGTGTGGAGGAGTGCCTTTAGCAGTGAAGGTCTTTGGAAGCCTAATGCACTCCAAAACAGAAGAGCAAGCATGGTTGGCTATGGAGCAAGGTGAAGTTTGGAATTTACTACAAGATAAAGGTGGAGGAATAATGCCCATATTAAAGTTGAGTTATGATCATTTGCCATCATATTTGAAACGTTGTTTTGCTTATTGTTCAATATTTCCTAAGGATTATGTATTTGATAAAAATACATTGATACAATTATGGATGGCAGAGGGATTACTTAAACAACCCAAAGAAAGCAAACAAATGGAGGATgttgggaatgactatttcaATATCTTATGGGGGAATTCTTTCTTACAAGATTATGTGGAGATGGGCGAATATAAAGATATAGTACAGACATGGAAGATGCATGATCTAGTACACGACCTTGCACaatttgttggaaagcttgaGTACTCCACCATGGAGGGCAATAATGTGGAAGAAATTTCTGATGAAGTTCGTGGTTTGTTACTTTTTTCAGATCATGGGGAAagatttgaattttcaaaagaaGCCTCAAAGAATGCACAGAAATTGCGGACAATAATATTTACTTCACGGCCATTCTCACCAAGCTTGGCCACAAATGACATGTTGATGAACTTCCAAAGCTTGCGTGTGTTGGGATTAAGAAATTGTTGGATTCCTGACTCGTCGTcttcaataagaaaattaaaacatTTAAGGTACCTTGACCTCTCAGATAATCCAATTAGAGTGTTGCCTGAGTCTTTCACTAGCCTCTACAATTTACAGACGTTAAAACTCAAAAATTGTATTCATCTTGAACAACTTCCCAAGGAAATGAGAAAGATGGTTAGCCTGAGACATCTCGAATTTCCGAGCAATATCAACGACATTCAGATGCCATCTGATATGGGGAGATTAACTAATCTACAAACATTAACAGCATTTTTTGTAGGGAAAGATGCAAGTCGCGGTATTAAACAGCTAAAGTGCTTGAATCTCAGAGGAGAACTGACCATAGAAGCTTTGGGAAATGTAGAAAGTGGAATAGAAGAAGCCAAGGAGGCAAATTTGAGAGGAAAGAAAGATATTCATTCTCTACATCTAAAGTGGAGTTCTCTGGAAATGGGCTGTCAAAGTGACGAAGGAAAAATGTATGATGTGTTAGAAGGCCTAGAACCACATCCAAACTTGAAAAAGTTTTCAATGATATTCTTTGAGGGTGTAAGATGTCCTAAATGGATGGCAAGTGGTTTGTCTGTGTACAAAAATTTGGTTTCATTCCAACTCTATCGCTGCGATAGATTGGAATATGTCCCCACACTTGGGGAGCTACCCTTTCTTAGGTATCTTCGGTTGGAGACAATGGGAAACGTGAAATGTCTTGGTCGGGAATTCTATCATAGCAGCAAAACTAGTACTGATGCAACTACTTCTTCAGGGATGGTTGCATTTCCATCGCTTAAGTGTTTAAGGCTAACTTCAATGCAGAATTTGGTTGAATGGTTGGAAGTGTTTCCTTCATTTCCGTATCTTGAAAAGTTGTCGATGGAAGACTGCTATATGCTGAAAATCATGCCAAGTCGATTCTCTTCCCTCAAAAGCTTGACTATTTGTTTCACAAATAAGATGGCACTAAGCTCATTGTCAAGCAACGTTATCTCTCTCAACTGCCTTCATATTACTGATTGTAATGACCTCAAGTCTCTGCCGGAGGGGTTGCTACGAAACAATGCACATGTTCTTCAAGAATTGAAGGTTTCAGATTGCTATGAACTCGAAACAATTTCCAAGAGAAGGACAAGAGGGATCCCCCCTTCCCCTAgtctttccttctcttcaaTCCTTGGAAATAAGGAGATGTCCTCGTGCAAAGCCTTTACAGAACGTACATGGAATGACTTCTCTTCGAAAGTTGATATTGACAAACTTTGA
- the LOC122074411 gene encoding probable jasmonic acid carboxyl methyltransferase 1, whose product MNRVFGLFYFFQKLVITKAKAAVIQNVSDLYTTNIPPCLKVADLGCSSGPNTLLVITEITEALDKRCHQLNRDTPEFQVFLNDLLNNDFNIIFKTLPAFYEKPKEEKGEKFGYCSISGLPGSFYERLFPSRSSFPEATVNGYQFTVDYGKVPSMAESNKGNIYFVRMSSPSVHKSYLEQFQKDFSLFLSLRSKKIISGGQMVLTMLGRRSEDPFGNACYIWEYLSKSLNDLVSEGLTEEAKVDSFNLPFYMPSSEELDVIVSADGSFYLDELEFFYINWDGCDDDATKSSCLIDLQVGRK is encoded by the exons ATGAACAGGGTTTTTggtctgttttattttttccagaAACTGGTGATAACCAAGGCAAAAGCAGCTGTGATTCAGAATGTTTCAGATTTGTATACCACCAACATACCTCCATGTTTAAAAGTAGCAGATTTGGGCTGCTCATCAGGGCCAAACACCCTACTGGTGATCACAGAGATCACCGAGGCTCTTGATAAAAGATGTCATCAGTTGAATCGTGATACACCAGAATTTCAAGTGTTCCTCAATGATCTTCTAAATAATGACTTCAACATCATTTTCAAGACCTTGCCGGCTTTCTATGAAAAACCAAAGGAGGAGAAGGGTGAAAAGTTTGGGTATTGTTCTATCTCAGGATTACCTGGTTCTTTCTATGAGAGGCTTTTTCCAAGCA gatcaagttttcctgAGGCCACGGTGAATGGGTATCAATTTACCGTGGACTATGGGAAG GTTCCATCAATGGCTGAAAGTAACAAAGGAAATATTTACTTCGTAAGGATGAGTTCACCAAGTGTGCACAAATCATACTTGGAGCAATTTCAAAAggatttctctttatttcttagCTTGCGTTCCAAGAAAATAATATCAGGAGGGCAAATGGTTCTAACAATGTTAGGCAGGAGAAGTGAAGATCCCTTTGGCAATGCATGTTACATATGGGAGTACTTGTCTAAGTCACTAAATGACTTGGTCTCAGAG GGTCTCACTGAAGAAGCTAAAGTGGATTCATTCAATTTGCCTTTCTATATGCCTTCTAGTGAAGAGTTAGATGTTATAGTTAGTGCAGACGGATCGTTTTATCTTGATGAACTAGAATTTTTTTACATCAATTGGGATGGGTGTGATGATGATGCAACAAAGAGCTCGTGTTTAATAGATTTACAAGTGGGCAGAAAGTAG